One genomic segment of Chloroflexota bacterium includes these proteins:
- the rodA gene encoding rod shape-determining protein RodA, which yields MGVLRVEPARAQQWAARSIGAVWRAYDLQLTIYALLLAGFGLAMAYSNSVESGVAVLAPGSTFVRGLMWAGLAIVVFTLATAFDYTWFRTFAWPLYFVNLGILVLSLAIGDGLGGAARWVSIGPFQVQFSEIAKILMIIVLANYLARRQGSLDRPWPILGACLLVGPPMILVSLQPDLGTSLVFGAILIGMLFLSGASLRWLGALVAVILAAIPIAWTYVLRDYQKQRLISFLDPAADPQGSGFQLLQAQTAVSSGGPFGKGLTNGTADGSFLPVQTTDFVFAKLGQELGFIGALVVFLLFCALIWRVLVAGWRSRDPFGLLVAAGVGSMIFFQFVVNVGMVIGLMPITGIPLPFVTHGGASLISLAFGLGILQSVNIRQMRAEW from the coding sequence ATGGGCGTCCTCCGGGTCGAACCCGCTCGCGCCCAGCAATGGGCCGCTCGTTCCATCGGCGCTGTCTGGCGGGCCTACGACCTCCAGCTCACGATCTACGCCCTGCTCCTCGCCGGTTTCGGACTGGCGATGGCGTACAGCAACAGCGTGGAGAGCGGCGTCGCCGTCCTCGCCCCGGGTTCGACCTTCGTTCGGGGACTCATGTGGGCCGGGCTCGCGATCGTCGTCTTCACCCTCGCGACCGCGTTCGACTACACGTGGTTCCGGACATTCGCCTGGCCGCTCTACTTCGTGAACCTCGGGATCCTCGTCCTCTCGCTCGCGATCGGCGACGGACTCGGCGGCGCCGCCCGCTGGGTTTCGATCGGGCCGTTCCAGGTCCAGTTCAGTGAGATCGCGAAGATCCTCATGATCATCGTCCTCGCCAACTACCTCGCTCGCCGGCAGGGCTCGCTCGATCGCCCCTGGCCGATCCTCGGAGCGTGTCTCCTCGTCGGCCCGCCGATGATCCTCGTCTCCCTGCAGCCGGATCTCGGGACCTCACTCGTCTTCGGGGCGATCCTCATCGGGATGCTGTTCCTCTCGGGGGCGAGTCTCCGCTGGCTCGGCGCGCTCGTGGCCGTGATCCTCGCGGCGATCCCGATCGCCTGGACGTACGTCCTCCGCGACTACCAGAAGCAGCGGCTCATCAGCTTCCTCGACCCCGCCGCCGACCCCCAGGGTTCGGGCTTCCAGCTCCTCCAGGCGCAAACGGCGGTGAGCTCGGGAGGGCCGTTCGGCAAGGGCCTCACGAACGGGACCGCGGACGGCAGCTTCCTTCCGGTCCAGACGACCGATTTCGTCTTTGCCAAGCTCGGTCAGGAGCTCGGATTCATCGGCGCCCTCGTCGTCTTCCTCCTCTTCTGCGCGCTCATCTGGCGAGTCCTCGTCGCCGGCTGGCGCTCCCGCGATCCGTTCGGGCTGCTCGTGGCGGCCGGGGTCGGGTCGATGATCTTCTTCCAGTTCGTCGTCAACGTCGGGATGGTCATCGGGCTCATGCCGATCACCGGTATCCCCCTGCCGTTCGTCACCCATGGCGGCGCTTCGCTCATCAGCCTGGCCTTCGGGCTCGGCATCCTCCAGAGCGTGAACATCCGCCAGATGCGCGCGGAGTGGTGA
- the mrdA gene encoding penicillin-binding protein 2, whose amino-acid sequence MNSVTGESPAADRRILRFVAFGVVVVLAVSGLTSRLFFLQVTNVAVGVRQATANTTVQVAIPSTRGLIYDRLGRPLVVNDPSYAVKIRPADLPNTERDRVVAQLATLLKMNVGDINAAIDGSPGSRYDLVRIAQAVPKATADLISEEGSSLPGVVVAVETQRRYLDGPLLSQILGYTAPIDAQELSALQGQGYLSDDLIGKTGVEAVYEQQLRGTYGTQTVQRDASGRLLQVLETNQQAVPGDSLRLTIDVREQELAQKAVDWALKTANLKSAVMIVENPQTGEILAMVSEPTYDNNAFATGISSKAYQALLNAPDQPLLNHAIAEQFPPGSTYKLVTATGALADRKITPTETLHTASYIMIGNTKFWDWHSGGFGDISLQDGFAFSSDTFFYQVAMRLGVTRLAYWASQYGFGRPSGIDLPGEVSGIVPTEQWKQDTFGQPMQEGELAQAGIGQGYDTATPLQLLDAYCALANGGTLYQPQVVREILGPDGSIVRPFAPKVIRKVPAPTADLQIMRLAARQVVESRMTYNLVDLPIVVAGKTGTAEFGVRDSKGRLPFHEWFVGFVPAHGDVSKPDSQLAVVAFAQDANTVGNVATEMAKYYLQLHYNLKVDLRLPALLAKGNFYGGN is encoded by the coding sequence GTGAACTCGGTGACCGGCGAAAGCCCCGCCGCCGACCGTCGGATCCTGCGATTCGTCGCCTTCGGGGTGGTCGTCGTCCTCGCGGTCTCGGGCCTGACGAGTCGCCTGTTCTTCCTCCAGGTGACGAACGTCGCTGTGGGCGTCCGCCAGGCGACCGCGAACACGACGGTCCAGGTCGCGATCCCCTCGACGCGCGGCCTCATCTACGACCGCCTCGGGCGACCGCTCGTCGTGAACGACCCGAGCTACGCGGTGAAGATCCGGCCGGCCGATCTCCCGAACACGGAACGCGACCGCGTCGTCGCGCAGCTCGCGACGCTGCTCAAGATGAACGTCGGGGACATCAACGCGGCGATCGACGGCAGCCCTGGCTCGCGCTACGACCTGGTCCGGATCGCCCAGGCTGTACCGAAGGCGACCGCGGATCTCATCTCGGAGGAGGGATCGAGCCTCCCCGGGGTCGTGGTCGCCGTGGAAACGCAGCGCCGCTATCTCGACGGACCGCTCCTCTCCCAGATCCTCGGCTACACCGCACCGATCGACGCGCAGGAGCTGAGCGCGCTCCAGGGCCAGGGCTACCTGTCGGACGATCTCATCGGCAAGACGGGCGTCGAGGCCGTCTACGAGCAGCAGCTCCGCGGGACCTACGGCACGCAGACCGTGCAGCGGGATGCGTCGGGTCGACTGCTCCAGGTCCTCGAGACGAATCAGCAGGCCGTGCCGGGCGATTCCCTCCGGCTCACGATCGACGTGAGGGAGCAGGAACTCGCCCAGAAGGCGGTCGACTGGGCGCTCAAGACGGCGAACCTCAAGAGCGCGGTGATGATCGTCGAGAACCCGCAGACCGGCGAGATCCTCGCGATGGTGAGTGAGCCGACCTACGACAACAACGCCTTCGCGACCGGGATCAGCTCGAAGGCCTACCAGGCGCTCCTCAACGCCCCGGACCAGCCGCTCCTCAACCACGCGATCGCCGAGCAGTTCCCGCCAGGGTCGACGTACAAGCTCGTGACCGCGACCGGGGCCCTTGCGGACAGGAAGATCACGCCGACCGAGACGCTCCACACCGCCTCGTACATCATGATCGGCAACACGAAGTTCTGGGACTGGCATTCGGGTGGCTTCGGCGACATCAGCCTCCAGGACGGCTTCGCGTTCTCGAGCGACACGTTCTTCTACCAGGTGGCGATGCGCCTCGGCGTGACCCGTCTGGCCTACTGGGCGTCGCAGTACGGCTTTGGGCGGCCGAGCGGGATCGACCTGCCGGGCGAAGTGTCCGGGATCGTCCCGACCGAACAATGGAAGCAGGACACGTTCGGCCAGCCGATGCAGGAGGGCGAGCTGGCCCAGGCCGGCATCGGCCAGGGCTACGACACCGCTACACCGCTCCAGCTGCTCGATGCCTACTGCGCCCTCGCCAACGGCGGCACCCTGTACCAGCCCCAGGTCGTGCGCGAGATCCTCGGCCCGGACGGCTCCATCGTCCGGCCGTTCGCGCCGAAGGTGATCCGCAAGGTCCCGGCGCCGACCGCCGATCTCCAGATCATGCGGCTCGCCGCCCGCCAGGTCGTCGAGAGCCGCATGACGTACAACCTCGTCGATCTGCCGATCGTCGTCGCCGGCAAGACCGGCACCGCCGAGTTCGGGGTTCGGGACAGCAAGGGCCGCCTGCCGTTCCACGAGTGGTTCGTCGGCTTCGTCCCCGCGCACGGCGATGTGAGCAAGCCCGACTCGCAGCTGGCGGTCGTCGCCTTCGCCCAGGACGCGAACACGGTCGGCAACGTCGCGACGGAGATGGCCAAGTACTACCTGCAGCTCCACTACAACCTCAAGGTCGATCTTCGCCTGCCGGCCCTCCTCGCGAAGGGCAACTTCTATGGCGGCAACTGA
- the mreD gene encoding rod shape-determining protein MreD, with translation MSLTLAAVGAVVAALFDTSIAPYLRIGGAQPDLVLVFAVIWTIVVGFEGGLTWAFVGGLLIDLLAPRPLGSTAFALLLTVGAVALGGRVVTRGRYVRPVIAVLFGSLMYTSLYLLITRALRGPVPLGEGLAAMVPTALFDAAIGAIVGPLVVRLHARQAERDRVDW, from the coding sequence ATGAGCCTGACTCTCGCTGCGGTCGGCGCTGTGGTGGCCGCGCTCTTCGACACGAGCATCGCACCATACCTCCGGATCGGGGGAGCACAACCCGATCTCGTCCTCGTCTTCGCGGTGATCTGGACGATCGTCGTGGGGTTCGAGGGCGGCCTCACCTGGGCCTTCGTCGGAGGGCTCCTCATCGACCTTCTCGCGCCCCGGCCGCTCGGTTCGACGGCCTTCGCGCTCCTCCTGACGGTGGGGGCCGTCGCCCTCGGCGGGCGAGTCGTCACCCGAGGCCGCTATGTTCGGCCGGTCATCGCCGTCCTGTTCGGCAGTCTGATGTACACGTCGCTCTATCTCCTCATCACCCGAGCGCTCCGGGGACCGGTCCCCCTCGGCGAAGGTCTGGCCGCGATGGTTCCGACCGCGCTGTTCGACGCGGCCATCGGAGCGATCGTGGGACCGCTCGTCGTCCGGCTCCACGCTCGGCAGGCCGAGCGTGATCGGGTGGACTGGTGA